From Candidatus Xianfuyuplasma coldseepsis:
GGCTATGATATACCTACGAATAAGAAGGCCATTGCCCTTGCAAGACAGTATCCATTTATTTATGCAACGGTTGGGTACCATCCGACTGAAGCAAAAAATATTACCGACCAAGATTTTCAATTATTGGAGGAACAACTACAATTAGATGAAGTGGTTGGTGTGGGTGAATGTGGTCTGGACTTCTATTGGGATAAGGATCATATCGATGCACAGGTTGCAGTATTTGAACGTCAGATTGAACTATCTAAAACGTATGATAAACCACTTGTCATCCACATGCGTGATGCGAGTGAGGCAACGTATAATGTCTTAAGTAATTATTCAGGGTTACGCGGTATCATGCATTCGTATAGTGGTAGTGCCGAGATGGTTCCCCTATTCATTGAACTGGGTTTACATATCTCCTTAGGTGGTCCGGTAACCTTTAAAAACGGGCATAAACCGAAGGCAGTAGCCAAGGTTGTACCACTAGATAAATTACTTGTGGAGACCGATTCACCGTATTTGTCACCACATCCCTTTCGGGGCAAACAAAACGAACCAGCACGGGTGAAACTCGTCGCCGAAGAAATTGCGAAAATTAAAGAAGTTCCCTATCACACCATTGCCGAGGTAACGACGGCAAATGCGAAGAACTTATTTCGAATATAGGAGTTGAAGAATGATGAAAAAAATTGCATTAATGATTACCGTTTTAGTCTTTGGGGTTGGATTAACCGCTTGTGTACCAATTCCAGATGAAATTGATACATCGTATACAGAGAGTGAATTGCGTGATTTGATTGAAGATGTGTTTGAAGAACAACAAGATAACGTATACACAGAAGATGAAATCAAGGCCATCATTGAAGAGTATGTTGCAACAACTGTTGTTGCAACCACACTTACGGATCAAGAAATTGAGGATTTGATTGAACAACTGATTCTAGAATCAAGTGTTGCTACGATTTATACACAAACAGAACTCGAAGATCTGATTGCCGAAATGATTGCGTTAAGCGATGTTGCTGTAAGTTATTCAATTGAAAATTTCCAGCTTGATATAACAACCGTGCTTGCTGAAGTTAAAGATGGTGTTGTTGGCGTAGTTGCAAGTATCAATGAAGATGAGAGTTCATCTGGTAGTGGTGTCATCTATAAAAAAGATGGTGATGAATACTATGTGGTAACCAATGAGCACGTTATTGAAGGCTCCACAGAAGTAGCGATAGTGTATGAAAAGAATAGTTTGTTATTTACAATTCCAGCGATAAGTGTTGAAGTGATTGGAATGGATGCAACGACGGATATTGCCGTATTGAAGTTTACCTCCGATGTTGATTTTACCGTTATTGAGTTTGCTGATTCCTATGAGATAACCGAAGGAGATTTTGTGTTTGCCATCGGTAATCCACTCGGATTTGATTATTATGGTACGGTTACTATGGGAGTTATTAGTGGTACAGCTCGTTATGTTCAAAATGATGATGTCTTTGATGCGACATTATTGCAACACGATGCGGCTATTAGCCCCGGTAATAGTGGTGGTGCTTTAGTCGATTTAGAAGGAAAATTGGTCGGTATCAATAACATGAAAATTGTCACTGATGATGTATCAGGAATTGGATTTGCCATTCCATCCAACACCGTGCAACGGGTTATTGACGATTTGGAAGATGATGGAATCATTCAACGTCCTTACCTCGGTATAACCTCCTACGTTCAAGTCAATGATTGTGGACTTGATTACGGGGTATGTATCAACATTGTTGAAGGTGGTGCAGCAGAAGATGCTGGACTGCGTGATGGCGATGTTATTACCGGATATAAAAATCTATCCACAGGCATGGAAGAATATCTAGATATTTGGAATTTTAATGATCTTCGTGAAGCGATTTTGAATTCGAATGTAACCGATACGATTCAACTCCGCTATATCCGCGAAGATGTGGAATATGAAAGCTCTACGGCAGTACTCGGATTACATCCGGATGACTTACCTACAGAATAACAAAAGCAAATCTTCGGATTTGCTTTTCTTCTTGTCAAATACCACTAAATTTAGTACAATGAATAAGTCAAAAAGAAGGAGTTGATCATATGGGATTAACCGCTGGAATTGTTGGATTACCAAATGTCGGTAAGTCAACATTATTCAATGCAATTACCAAAGCTGGAGCACTGGCTGCAAACTATCCGTTTGCGACCATTGATCCGAATGTTGGTGTTGTAGAAGTACCGGATGTACGATTGGATAAATTAACCGAGCTTGTTCAACCAAAGAAAACCATACCAACTATATTTGAGTTCACCGACATCGCCGGAATAGTTAAAGGTTCTAGCAAAGGTGAAGGGCTAGGTAATAAGTTCTTAAGTCATATTCGTGAAGTCGATGCGATTGTCCAAGTCGTTCGGGCCTTTGATGATGAAAACGTCACCCATGTTGATGGGGCTGTGGATCCAATTCGCGATATTGAAACAATCAATCTCGAATTGATCTTTGCCGATTTGGAAGTTGTTGAAAAGCGATTACCAAAAATCGAGAAAAAAGCCGTCATGAAAGTTGATCAAGATAGTGTTCAAGAATATGCGGTATTAAAAACCATTCACGAGACATTATTAAACAATCAACCAATTCGAACCATGTCCTTTAGTGCCGGAGAACTACGGACGATAAAACCCTTCAATTTCTTGACACAAAAACCGATGCTATATGTGGCGAATATTGATGAAAATGATATTGCCGACTATGCCGATAATCCCTACGTGAAACAAATTGAGGAGTTTGCTCGAACAGATAATGCGGATATGGTGGTTATCAGTGCCAAAATTGAAGCGGAACTGTCCGAGTTAGAAGCCGATGAAAAGGCGATGTTTTTAGAAGAACTTGGCGTTGTTGAAAGCGGACTCGATCAACTCGTGAAACATAGTTATTCGTTGCTTGGATTAGAAACGTTCTTCACAGCAGGTCCAAAAGAAGTACGAGCATGGACCTTTAAGAAGGGATCTAAGGCACCGACATGTGCTGGTGTGATCCACAGTGATTTTGAAAAAGGCTTTATTCGTGCTGAAACAATCAAGTATGTCGATTTTATCGAGTATCATGGAGAACATGGCGCAAAAGAAGCTGGAAAAATGAGATTGGAAGGAAAAGAATACGTTGTCCATGATGGTGACGTCATGCATTTCTTATTCAACGTATAACATGTACAATTTTGTACATGTTTTTTTGTGATAAATCTTGTGTTTTCGTGTATAATAAATAGTGGTGAAGACAATGAAAATCTATCGATTAAGTGCATTCCCTAAGTCCCCTCAAGGTGGCAATAAGGCCGGTGTTGTTTTGGATACCCAGGGATTAACCGATCAAATGATGCAAACAATCGCTCATACGGTTGGATATAGTGAAACAGCGTTTGTATTTCCGAGTACACAGGCGGATTTCAATGTGCGTTTTTTTACACCTCTTGAAGAAGTGGATTTATGTGGACATGCAACCATTGCTACATTTAATCTGTTGCGGGATAAAGGAATTATCTCACTGGGAATATACCATCAAGAAACAAAAGCAGGAATCTTGCGACTCGATGTTCAAGAGAAGCAGGTATTTATGGAGCAAAACACCCCCGTATTTGGCGAAACCATATCAGCGGACGAACTAAAGCCTTGTTTCCAGAATAACGATTTTCTTGATCAAACGCTACCGATTCAAATTGTCAGTACGGCGTTACGAGAAATCTTTGTCCCGGTAAAATCCGTCGAATTACTTCATCAGTTGAACCCTGATTTCGATGCGATTGTTGCCTTGTCGAAACAGTATCATGTTATTGGAGTTCATGCCTTTGCATTGGCTTTAGATGTGGATGCTTACGGTCGCAATTTCGCCCCGATTCTCGGCATTGATGAAGAGAGTGCGACAGGGACATCCAATGGTGCATTGGCTTCCTATTTAGCTCATCATAAAACAAGAAAAGAGAATTGGATTTTACGACAAGGATACGCGATGAATCAACCATCGGAAATCATCGCGAAATTAGATATTACGCAAGCTACCATCAATGCGGTATGGGTTGGTGGATCAGCAAGAATACTAGAAGAAGAGGATGATTAGATGAGAACAGCAGTTGTAACCGTAGGGAAGGAAATTTTAACTGGACGGACTGTCAATACCAACTTGCGAACGATCGCGTTAAAACTAAAATCGATTGGGATTGATGTCAATCGTAGTTATGTGATTGATGATCTGAAGAAAGAGTTTAAAACGATTTTAGATTTTATGACGGAAGACTTAATAATATTCACCGGTGGACTGGGTCCAACGGTGGATGATATCACACGTGAAACAGTCATTAACTACTATGGTGTTGAAACGTATATGGATCAAGATGTCCTCGATAAAATCAAGTACTATTTTGATCGGGCAGAAGTGGAGATGAAAGACACCAACAACAAACAAGCGTTGTTTCCCAAGGATTCGATTAAACTGGATAATGATTTAGGAACCGCTCCTGGAGTCTATTTTAAAGTTGGAAAACAAACGATTATTCTACTTCCGGGGCCTCCCCATGAAATGATACCAGTCTTAAATCAGGCGATTGATATCATAAAAGATGAGTTGGATATCAATCTTATTTCTAGGGGATATAAGTTGGTTGGAACCGGGGAATCATCGATGGAGAACAATCTAAAAGGATTTTATGGTGTACATCCCAAAGTAAACGTTGCCCCCTATGCAAACGTTGGTGAAATTAAGTACATTTTCACCAGCAACGATACCGATGCACTGGATCGGTGTATGAAGGACTTCTTCAATAAGTTTAACGAATTTATTTATGGGGGATTGGAAGATACCTTAGAAGGTGTTGTAATTGAATTATTACGACAACAAAATAAATTGATTAGCGTTGCCGAAAGTTGTACTGGTGGCATGCTAGCTAGTCAGTTGGTCAATGTCCCTGGAAGTTCCAATGCTTTTCAAGAAGGATTGGTTGTATACAGCAATGAAGCAAAAATGAAGTATTTGGATGTGCAGGAGGAAACACTCGCCAAACATGGAGCTGTAAGTCCAGAATGCGTCTATGAAATGGCAGAACACCTATACGAAAAAACCGCGAGTGATATCACCGTTAGCATCAGTGGTATCGCTGGACCTGGTGGGGGTACTGAGGATAAACCGGTCGGTCTAGTATATTTTGCGATTACCCACAAGGGAAACACAACGGTTTATCGTAAAGTATTTAATGGCGATCGCCAAATGATACGGTATCGTGCAGTGATTTTTGCCCTCAATCAAGTTCGAATGGAGTTGTTGAACGATGAGAGTCATTCTCCAAAGTAGATTCATTGAGCAAATCCCTGTGTTGGAATATTATCAAGAGCAATCAACCCACAAAGGGTTGGTGTTTATTCAACATGGGTATGAATCCACGAAAGAGTATGGCTCGGATTATCTTGCGCTAACCCTTGCTAGAAAGGGTTATTTTGTTGTCGCTATTGATGCCTATAAGCATGGCGAGCGAATCGCTGAACCGTATATCTCCGGTACCGCACAAGATCGACTGGATGAAGCATTCATTGTTGTTAAACGAACCGCTTTGGATATTATCCGAATTCATCACAATGCCTATCGCAAGCTGTTTCCAACATTTGATATCATTGGGGTTAGTCTTGGGGGGATGATTGCCTATTATTTAGCCACAAAAACAACCCATGTACGGAAGTTGGTTCCAGTAATCAGTACCCCGGATTTTCATACGCTAGCACGCTATACGGTAGGTGCGACAGGACTGAATCTTGATGCCTATTTCACCAAGGATAAGGTGGATTTTATTGAATCGATCAATCCGATATCAAGATTGCATAAAATGCATTATGAATCGATGTTTATTGCGTGTGGATCACACGATCAAGTGGTACCGATGGAACCGACGAAACAGTTTTATGAAACACATAAAAACGCCCGAATGACGATGACGGTATATGATACCGATCATAACGTTCCTCGGGATATGCAATTGGATATATTTTCATTCATTGAACAATAGACAAAAAGGACAACACTTGGGGAGAGTGCTGTCCTTTTATGAAAAATATATAATCGGTAATGCCACATCAGAGGAAAAGGTTCACAAGGAATAAAAGGGATTCGAATATGACGATTGCTACAAATAGTTTTTTCATGGGCATCACCTACTTTAATAATAATCCAGTAATACTGGATTGAAAAGCAACCGGTAATGATGTCAAGAGAGAAAATAAATAAAAAAAGCTAGATTTTTTAATCTAGGCATAATCAAAAGACCTAACGGGGTTAGGTGGTTCACAAAATATTGGTAACGGTTAGTAATTCTTATTGAACAGTTGACCATTACTCATTAATCCATAGATCAACCTTATAAGTTTACGGGTAGTGAGTGCGAGTGCGCGTTTGTGTTGATGATTATTCACCTCGTTATATTTCTTTTGATAATAGGTATTGTAGGAACTCACGTAGTTTTTAACTAGATTGGTAGCCTCAATTAAATAGTAACGAAGATAGTGGTTACCTGTTTTAGTCATAGAAGTATCATCCGCTTCAAATTTTCCTGATTGATTCTTACGCCAGGTAATTCCAGCGTATTTCGCGAGAGATTCTTCGTTT
This genomic window contains:
- the ychF gene encoding redox-regulated ATPase YchF — encoded protein: MGLTAGIVGLPNVGKSTLFNAITKAGALAANYPFATIDPNVGVVEVPDVRLDKLTELVQPKKTIPTIFEFTDIAGIVKGSSKGEGLGNKFLSHIREVDAIVQVVRAFDDENVTHVDGAVDPIRDIETINLELIFADLEVVEKRLPKIEKKAVMKVDQDSVQEYAVLKTIHETLLNNQPIRTMSFSAGELRTIKPFNFLTQKPMLYVANIDENDIADYADNPYVKQIEEFARTDNADMVVISAKIEAELSELEADEKAMFLEELGVVESGLDQLVKHSYSLLGLETFFTAGPKEVRAWTFKKGSKAPTCAGVIHSDFEKGFIRAETIKYVDFIEYHGEHGAKEAGKMRLEGKEYVVHDGDVMHFLFNV
- a CDS encoding TatD family hydrolase; amino-acid sequence: MLIDTHVHLNSKQFVNTVNDVIERAVKNDVKIMIVVGYDIPTNKKAIALARQYPFIYATVGYHPTEAKNITDQDFQLLEEQLQLDEVVGVGECGLDFYWDKDHIDAQVAVFERQIELSKTYDKPLVIHMRDASEATYNVLSNYSGLRGIMHSYSGSAEMVPLFIELGLHISLGGPVTFKNGHKPKAVAKVVPLDKLLVETDSPYLSPHPFRGKQNEPARVKLVAEEIAKIKEVPYHTIAEVTTANAKNLFRI
- a CDS encoding competence/damage-inducible protein A, producing MRTAVVTVGKEILTGRTVNTNLRTIALKLKSIGIDVNRSYVIDDLKKEFKTILDFMTEDLIIFTGGLGPTVDDITRETVINYYGVETYMDQDVLDKIKYYFDRAEVEMKDTNNKQALFPKDSIKLDNDLGTAPGVYFKVGKQTIILLPGPPHEMIPVLNQAIDIIKDELDINLISRGYKLVGTGESSMENNLKGFYGVHPKVNVAPYANVGEIKYIFTSNDTDALDRCMKDFFNKFNEFIYGGLEDTLEGVVIELLRQQNKLISVAESCTGGMLASQLVNVPGSSNAFQEGLVVYSNEAKMKYLDVQEETLAKHGAVSPECVYEMAEHLYEKTASDITVSISGIAGPGGGTEDKPVGLVYFAITHKGNTTVYRKVFNGDRQMIRYRAVIFALNQVRMELLNDESHSPK
- a CDS encoding S1C family serine protease, yielding MMKKIALMITVLVFGVGLTACVPIPDEIDTSYTESELRDLIEDVFEEQQDNVYTEDEIKAIIEEYVATTVVATTLTDQEIEDLIEQLILESSVATIYTQTELEDLIAEMIALSDVAVSYSIENFQLDITTVLAEVKDGVVGVVASINEDESSSGSGVIYKKDGDEYYVVTNEHVIEGSTEVAIVYEKNSLLFTIPAISVEVIGMDATTDIAVLKFTSDVDFTVIEFADSYEITEGDFVFAIGNPLGFDYYGTVTMGVISGTARYVQNDDVFDATLLQHDAAISPGNSGGALVDLEGKLVGINNMKIVTDDVSGIGFAIPSNTVQRVIDDLEDDGIIQRPYLGITSYVQVNDCGLDYGVCINIVEGGAAEDAGLRDGDVITGYKNLSTGMEEYLDIWNFNDLREAILNSNVTDTIQLRYIREDVEYESSTAVLGLHPDDLPTE
- a CDS encoding alpha/beta hydrolase family protein; amino-acid sequence: MRVILQSRFIEQIPVLEYYQEQSTHKGLVFIQHGYESTKEYGSDYLALTLARKGYFVVAIDAYKHGERIAEPYISGTAQDRLDEAFIVVKRTALDIIRIHHNAYRKLFPTFDIIGVSLGGMIAYYLATKTTHVRKLVPVISTPDFHTLARYTVGATGLNLDAYFTKDKVDFIESINPISRLHKMHYESMFIACGSHDQVVPMEPTKQFYETHKNARMTMTVYDTDHNVPRDMQLDIFSFIEQ
- a CDS encoding PhzF family phenazine biosynthesis protein, which gives rise to MKIYRLSAFPKSPQGGNKAGVVLDTQGLTDQMMQTIAHTVGYSETAFVFPSTQADFNVRFFTPLEEVDLCGHATIATFNLLRDKGIISLGIYHQETKAGILRLDVQEKQVFMEQNTPVFGETISADELKPCFQNNDFLDQTLPIQIVSTALREIFVPVKSVELLHQLNPDFDAIVALSKQYHVIGVHAFALALDVDAYGRNFAPILGIDEESATGTSNGALASYLAHHKTRKENWILRQGYAMNQPSEIIAKLDITQATINAVWVGGSARILEEEDD